In the Candidatus Acidiferrales bacterium genome, one interval contains:
- a CDS encoding NAD(P)H-dependent oxidoreductase, whose translation MTLLRIDSSARGSSVSRQLTAKFAEDWKQEHPAGRVIERDLSRTRLPQITDEWAATYADPAKLTPEQREYLATSDELIEELHAADTIVIGAPMYNFTISWPLKAWIDQVTRVGKTVAYDAKGPKGLLSGKKTIVITSRGGTYAGTARAAMDFQEPYLRHILGYIGLNDVTFINAENQGNGQAAASREAAVQEIHHVVAQESNACVEAGC comes from the coding sequence ATGACGCTACTTCGGATTGATTCGAGCGCGCGCGGGAGTTCGGTGTCGCGGCAATTGACTGCGAAATTCGCCGAGGATTGGAAGCAGGAACACCCGGCGGGCAGAGTCATTGAGCGAGATTTGTCGCGGACGCGGCTGCCACAGATTACGGACGAATGGGCAGCGACATACGCCGATCCGGCGAAACTGACACCTGAGCAGCGGGAATATCTTGCGACTTCGGATGAGTTGATTGAGGAACTGCACGCAGCGGACACGATTGTGATTGGAGCGCCGATGTACAACTTCACGATTTCGTGGCCGCTCAAGGCGTGGATTGACCAAGTGACGCGCGTGGGGAAGACGGTTGCCTATGACGCGAAAGGGCCGAAGGGACTGCTCAGCGGGAAGAAAACGATTGTGATCACGTCGCGAGGAGGAACGTACGCCGGGACGGCGCGAGCGGCGATGGATTTTCAGGAGCCGTATTTGCGGCACATCCTCGGATACATCGGATTGAACGACGTGACGTTCATCAACGCGGAAAATCAAGGCAACGGGCAGGCGGCAGCGTCGCGGGAGGCGGCGGTGCAAGAGATTCATCACGTGGTCGCGCAAGAATCGAATGCCTGCGTAGAGGCAGGCTGCTGA
- a CDS encoding helix-turn-helix domain-containing protein, producing MTMNKGKCDAASQCPMHNLLQTLARPWTMYILWTLGQEGPTRFGALRRKVEGISSRVLTERLRALEERGFVYRKYEASIPPAVTYGLTKRVKEIQSVLCQLNEVARKWREEDASAARAAANALGPSPEVVHPS from the coding sequence ATGACGATGAATAAGGGCAAATGTGACGCAGCTTCCCAATGCCCGATGCACAATCTCCTTCAGACGCTTGCCCGCCCATGGACTATGTACATTCTATGGACTTTAGGTCAGGAAGGCCCGACTCGCTTCGGTGCCCTTCGCCGCAAGGTGGAGGGAATCTCCTCTCGCGTTCTCACCGAGAGGCTTCGCGCTCTCGAGGAGCGCGGCTTCGTCTATCGCAAATATGAGGCTTCCATTCCTCCCGCCGTTACCTATGGCCTCACCAAGCGCGTCAAGGAAATTCAGAGTGTTCTCTGCCAGTTGAATGAAGTCGCGCGCAAATGGCGTGAGGAAGATGCTTCCGCTGCCCGCGCCGCCGCAAATGCTCTCGGTCCTTCTCCAGAAGTCGTTCATCCTTCCTGA